In the Elizabethkingia bruuniana genome, CCCTTCAAATAACCATGTAATGAGACATTATTTTTTTTCTAGGGAACTCCTGGCCGGAGTCCTCACATTAGTTACGGTCGTTATTCAGGCTCAGGAACTACCTTACTGGAAGAATGCCAGTATTGTAAAGGTTAATAAAGAATATCCACGGACACTCTTTATGACTTATGATTCCAAAAGTGAGGCTCTAAATACTAAGTTCGAAAATAGTAAATATTATAAATCGCTTAATGGTACCTGGAAGTTCCATTTTGCTGATGCCTATAAGCAGTTGCCTGAAAATGTTACCGATTCTGCTACCAGTACTTCCGGATGGAAGGATATAAAAGTCCCGGGAAACTGGGAAGTTCAGGGATTTGGAACTGCTATTTATGTTAATCATCCTTATGAATTTGTAGAAAGAGATCCTAAGACAAGGCTGCCTAAACAGGCTCCACCTTACATGCCGGAAGAAAACCCTGTAGGCGTTTACCGCAGAGATATTGATATTCCTGCAGAATGGTTGAAAGACAGGACTATTTTTCTGAATATTGGTGGTGCAAAGTCTGGTACTTATGTTTATATCAATGGTAAAGAAGTTGGCTATAGTGAGGATTCTAAAAATCCGGCAGAGTTCAGGATTAATGAATATGTGAAGCCTGGTATTAATAAACTTGCAGTTAAAATATTCAGGTGGAGTACAGGCTCTTATCTGGAGGCGCAGGATTTCTGGAGGATGAGTGGTATTGAAAGGGATGTTTACCTATGGTCTCAACCCAATGTGTCTTTGCGTGATTTCAGAGTGAAATCTACTTTAGATGATAGCTATAAAAACGGAGTATTCCAGTTGGAAATGTCTGTTGCAAATTACGGAAATGGAGATCTTGTAGAGAAAGCAAACTATACACCGATTAAGCCGGCCAGCCCTGTACTGGGTTATGAGCTGCTTGATGCTAAGGGTAAGGTTGTAGCTTCAGCTTCGGCAACAGTAAGTGTAAAAGGAAGAGGAGAGAACGATTATAAATTTCCTGAAATCAAAATACCGGGAGTTTCAACATGGACTTCAGAATCTCCGAATTTGTATAAACTGGTAATGACAGTACAGAACCAAGGGAGTACACAAACCGAAGTGATTCCATTTACAGTAGGATTCAGAAAATTTGAAATAAAGGAGGTAGAAGATAATGGAAGAAAAGATCGTCTGTTTCTGGTAAACGGACAGCCTATAAAATTTAAAGGTGTTAATATCCACGAGCATAATCCGGCAACCGGACATTATGTGACTGAAGATATTATGCTGAAGGATTTTACATTGATGAAGCAAAATAACCTCAATTCTGTCCGTTTAGCCCATTATCCACAATCCCGGAAGTTTTATGAATTGTGTGATGAATTAGGACTTTATGTATATGACGAAGCTAATATTGAAAGCCACGGAATGTACTACGGGAAAGAATCTCTGGCTAAGCACCCGGAATGGCAGAATGCCCATCTGGACAGGACTATCAATATGTTCGAACGCAATAAAAATCATCCTTCAGTAAGTTTTTGGTCATTAGGAAATGAGGCCGGAAACGGGGTTAACTTCGACGTAACCTATAGATGGCTGAAAGAGCGGGAGAAAGATTTTATGAACCGTCCGGTAAATTATGAAAGAGCAATCTGGGGGTATAACTCGGATATGTATGTACCACAATATCCAAGTGCAGCCTGGTTGGAGAAAACCGGGAAAGAGGGATCTGACCGTCCGGTCATTCCTTCAGAATATTCGCATGCAATGGGGAACTCCAGTGGTAATCTGGATCTGCAGTGGCAGGCAATTTATAAATATCCGAATCTTCAGGGTGGTTACATATGGGATTGGGTAGATCAGGGCATTGCACAGAAAGATAAAAATGGGAAAATGTTCTGGGCTTATGGTGGTGATTTCGGAAAGAATATGGCCAGCGATGGAAACTTCCTGATTAATGGTATCGTGAATCCGGACAGAACTCCTCATCCGGCAATGCAGGAAGTGAAGTATGTTCATCAGGACTTTGGTTTTGAAGCAAAGAATCTTTCCAAAGGATTGTTCAGTGTGAAAAATCGTTTCTATTTTACAAATACTCAGGATTATGTTCTGAAATATAATGTTATTGAAAATGGTAAAGTTGTAGCTGAAAAAACAGTTCCGATGAATCTTGGTGCACAGCAAAGCATGGATGTACAGATTCCGGTAAACCTACTGAAACAAGGGAAGGAATATTTTGTAAACTTTGATGTATATACAGCAAAAGCGACAACGCTAGTTCCTAATAACTTTAATATTGCACATGGACAATTCAGACTGCCTTCTGAAATTGTAAAAGAATCTTATAAGCTGGCAACTGTATCGCAGAATATAAAAACGGATCAAAAAGGAAATATAACGATTATAACCGCAGGGAAAGCTGTGCTGACTTTTGATAAAGCAAAAGGTATTGTAAGCTCTTATAAGGTTAATGGTAAAGAATATTTTCAGGATGGATTCGGAATTCAGCCAAACTTTTGGAGAGGCCCGAATGATAATGATTATGGAAGCTCGATGCCGAAACGTCTTCAGATCTGGAAACAGTCGAGTAAAGACTTTAAGGTAACGGAAGTTAATGCTGTAAAGGAAAATGATCATGCACTGCTAAATGCAACTTATCTGTTACCTGCCGGAAATCTGTATAAGGTGCAGTATAAAATTTATCCGGATGGTGTGATGAAGGTAAATGCGGAGTTTACCTCCACTTCTATGGAAGCAAATAATGTTGAAGCTTCAGAAGCTACACAGATGGCAACCTTTACTCCGGAAATGAAAAAAGCCAGGGAGAATTCTTCCAAACTGGAAGTACCGAGAATTGGGGTACGCTTCAGATTACCACAGTCTATGAATAAAGTTCAGTACTATGGAAATGGTCCTGTGGAAAACTATACAGACCGTCAATCCGGAGCCAGAATAGGTATTTATAATACAACAGCAGAGGATATGTATTTCCCTTATGTGCGTCCGCAGGAAAATGGTCACAGAACATTTAACCGCTGGTTCTCTCTTACAGATACCAAGAATGCTGGATTGTTAATTATTGCTGATGATACAGTAGGCTTTAATGCTTTAAGAAATTCTGTAGAAGATTTTGATTCCGAGGAGGCTAAAAACAGACCTTACCAATTCAACAACTTTAGTTCAGAAGAACGTGCTGCTAATTCTGATGAAAAAGCAAAAGATATGCGTCCGCGTCAGACCCATATAAACGATATTGCACCAAGAAATTTCGTAGAAGTATGTGTGGATATGAAACAGATGGGGGTTGCTGGTTATAATAGCTGGGGAGCTAAACCTCTTCCGGAATACAGTATTCCGTCTGACAAAAATTATAAATGGGGCTTTACAATAGTTCCTGTTAAAAATACTCAGGAGATTGCTGAAAAAGCAAACCTGAAATATTAATTTAAGGCTTTTGAAAGTAGGATAAGTAATTCATTCTGCTGCCTGATAAGTCCGATTAGTTCATTCTGATTTTGGATAATTGCCGAAATAGCCCCTTCCGTTATTCTGATTTCTTTTTCTGAAGTATCAGCTGTACGGAGGGGGCTTTCGTCTATAAGTTCTTCAATATAGATATTATAAAATTGTGACAGCTTCAGAATATTATCCAAAGAGGGTTTTGTTGTGCCGGATTCCCATTTGTTATAAGCTGTCTGTGATATTTGTAAAGCCTCGGCTAATTCAGACTGACTTAGCTTTATAGAATTTCTTAATTTTCGCAATTTGGTGTTTAGTTTCATCTTATTTATATATTATAAGGCTTGTGTTAATCATATGTTTAAAGAGTTGTGTAAAACATTAGTTAATTAAAAATAAAACTAATGTACATTTTTTATTTCAAGAATAATTCACATATTTGGGAAAATATTATATGTTGATTTATAGCTATAATAATATTTGTGTGTATAAATGGAAAAAATAGTACCCTTTTTCTTATTATTTGTTGCCAACTTTTGTTTTGCTCAGAATGCTAAAAAGCAGAGTGAAATGAATGTAAAAAATAAAATGGAAGCAAGGCAGCCTCAGGATCCTTCTGTACCGGCGCCACCGGTAAATATTTTTCCGGCTCAGTACCCTAAGGGAAACAGATCTTTTCTTCAGCTAGTGGAAAAAAATATAAATAAAGAGCCTCTGAAGGGACAGCCTAAGAAACTTGATACCAAAATTATCATTAAGGTTGATGGTGATGGTACGGTACTAAATATCTCCACATACGGCATAAATGAAGTATTTAATAAAGAAGTTGAGATAGCCGCAAAGAAAGTA is a window encoding:
- a CDS encoding helix-turn-helix domain-containing protein, with the protein product MKLNTKLRKLRNSIKLSQSELAEALQISQTAYNKWESGTTKPSLDNILKLSQFYNIYIEELIDESPLRTADTSEKEIRITEGAISAIIQNQNELIGLIRQQNELLILLSKALN
- a CDS encoding glycoside hydrolase family 2 TIM barrel-domain containing protein, which produces MRHYFFSRELLAGVLTLVTVVIQAQELPYWKNASIVKVNKEYPRTLFMTYDSKSEALNTKFENSKYYKSLNGTWKFHFADAYKQLPENVTDSATSTSGWKDIKVPGNWEVQGFGTAIYVNHPYEFVERDPKTRLPKQAPPYMPEENPVGVYRRDIDIPAEWLKDRTIFLNIGGAKSGTYVYINGKEVGYSEDSKNPAEFRINEYVKPGINKLAVKIFRWSTGSYLEAQDFWRMSGIERDVYLWSQPNVSLRDFRVKSTLDDSYKNGVFQLEMSVANYGNGDLVEKANYTPIKPASPVLGYELLDAKGKVVASASATVSVKGRGENDYKFPEIKIPGVSTWTSESPNLYKLVMTVQNQGSTQTEVIPFTVGFRKFEIKEVEDNGRKDRLFLVNGQPIKFKGVNIHEHNPATGHYVTEDIMLKDFTLMKQNNLNSVRLAHYPQSRKFYELCDELGLYVYDEANIESHGMYYGKESLAKHPEWQNAHLDRTINMFERNKNHPSVSFWSLGNEAGNGVNFDVTYRWLKEREKDFMNRPVNYERAIWGYNSDMYVPQYPSAAWLEKTGKEGSDRPVIPSEYSHAMGNSSGNLDLQWQAIYKYPNLQGGYIWDWVDQGIAQKDKNGKMFWAYGGDFGKNMASDGNFLINGIVNPDRTPHPAMQEVKYVHQDFGFEAKNLSKGLFSVKNRFYFTNTQDYVLKYNVIENGKVVAEKTVPMNLGAQQSMDVQIPVNLLKQGKEYFVNFDVYTAKATTLVPNNFNIAHGQFRLPSEIVKESYKLATVSQNIKTDQKGNITIITAGKAVLTFDKAKGIVSSYKVNGKEYFQDGFGIQPNFWRGPNDNDYGSSMPKRLQIWKQSSKDFKVTEVNAVKENDHALLNATYLLPAGNLYKVQYKIYPDGVMKVNAEFTSTSMEANNVEASEATQMATFTPEMKKARENSSKLEVPRIGVRFRLPQSMNKVQYYGNGPVENYTDRQSGARIGIYNTTAEDMYFPYVRPQENGHRTFNRWFSLTDTKNAGLLIIADDTVGFNALRNSVEDFDSEEAKNRPYQFNNFSSEERAANSDEKAKDMRPRQTHINDIAPRNFVEVCVDMKQMGVAGYNSWGAKPLPEYSIPSDKNYKWGFTIVPVKNTQEIAEKANLKY